The window AGGCAGGGCCGCGGTGTTGCGCGCTCTGGAGATCGACCCGTCGCTGGCGGAGGCGCACGCATCGATGGGATACGTGCAGGTGTTCTACGACTATGACTGGCCCGGCGCTGCCAGAAGCTTTCGGCGGGCCCTGGATCTCAATCCAAAATATGCCACGACCCATCAGTGGTACGCGTGGTACTTGTTCGCCGTCGACCGGTTCGACGACGCCTTGTCGGCGTTGTTGCAAGCCCAGCAACTCGACCCGTTGTCACTGATCATCAACGACCATCTCGGGTATGCGCTCCTCCTGGCGGGCAAGCCCGAGGAGGCGCTGGCGCACCTCGAGAAGACGAGGGGGCTCGATCCGTCGTTCCCGTGGACGTACTGGCGGCTGGGGAACGTGTTGTTCGCGATGGGACGGTTCGACGAGGCGATCGCCGCGTTCAGGTCGGTCGTGCAGATGACGAATGGCGGCGTTGCGTTGGGCTACGTCGGGCACGCATACGCCGCTGCCGGTCGGAACGACGAAGCGCAGGAAGTGGTCGCCAGGCTCGTCGAGCTGTCCCGCACCCGGTATGTGTCGCCGCTCGAGTTCGCGCTGGTGTACGCCGGACTCGGGCGGACGGAGGACGCGATCGCATCGCTCCAGAGGGCGTACGATGACCGGGTGAGCGACTTCGCGCGGGTGAAGCTGCTCCCGTGGCCCGACGCGGTACGCAAGCATCCGGGATTCGCCGCCCTTCTCGCCAAGCTCGGCGGGAACCGCTTGTCCTCCACCCCGTAGCGCACGGATCGCACCGCGAACGAGGCGGCCGGTCGTCGGCGCTACGTGGTGCCGAAGGCAGCGCGCGGCGGTGCAGCCGCCTCGGCAGCGGCGAGGCGCCCCTGCTCGAGCACGCCGCCCAAGGCGAAGAATCCGTGGATCATTGCGTCTTTCCCCGTGCTCGGCTGCGCGGGCCGCGCTTCACGTGGGCGGCAAACTTGCTCCAGAACGCGGCGCTGATGCGCTCGACGGTTCCGCCGAGCATCCGCGCCCCGACGTTGGCGACGGTGCCGTGCAGGTCCGCCGCCACCGCCCAGTCGAGGCGTGTGGAGTCCGGCGCGAGCGAAACCAGCGTTGCGGTGCACCTGGCCCGGGCGGCCGACCCTGGCGCTTCCCCCCTCACCGACAGTTGCGCGCTCGCGGGTGGTTCGAGGTCGGACAACTCCACGTGCAGCGTGAAACGAAGCTTGACGCTTCCCACGCCGAGCCGCGCGATCACTTCGAAGTGCGTGTCGTCGGCCACGCTGACGGTCTCCACGTCGGGCGAGCACGACGCCACATACTGGTGGTCCATCAGCCGCTCCCACACCACGTGGACCGGCGCGGCAATCGCCTGCTCGCCGGCGAGTTCGAGGCGCACGATCGGCCCCCTACGACGCTCGGTCGATTGCGCGGAGAAGGGCGCGGCGCGCAGCCACCGTGGCGAGGTGGAGACGGTATTCAGCCGAGGCGTGGATATCGCCATTCGCACGCACGCCGGTGGCCGTGGCACGGGCCGCGCGGCTCACGGCTTCCGTGCCGCCGTCGGTTCCCACGATCTGATCCGCAGCGTTACTCAGGAAGGGCGTGTCGGCGAGCCCGGCAAAGGCCAGTCGTGCGGCGACGACCTTGCCCTTGGCGCGTGCCACGACCGCAGCGGCCCCGACCAGCGAGTAGCCCGACGCCGCTTGCTCGAAAGACTCATATGCCGTTCCGGTTCCCTTCGTGGTGACCGGCACGTGAATCTCGATCAGGAGTTCGCTCGGTTTCATCGCGGTCTCGAACGGCCCGCGGAAGAACGCGTGCGCCGCGACGGTGCGCACCGCACGAGCGGATCGGAGTACGAAGGTCGCGCCGAGGGCCAGCATCGCCGCCGGCATGTCGGCGGCCGGGTCGGCGTGGGCGAGCCCGCCGCCGATGGTGCCCACGTTGCGCAGCTGCAGGTCCCCGATGTGGGAGGCGACCTCGGCAAGGAGCGGCACGTTCTTCGACAACAGCTTCGATTCGAGCACCTCGCGATACGTCGTGGCGGCGCCGATGCGCACCCCGCTTCCTTTTCCGCGGGCGATCCCCCGCAGCGCGTCGAGGTGCGCGATGTCGACCAGCCGCTTGGGCTGCGCGAGGCGGAACCGGAGCAGGGGGATGAGGCTCTGGCCCCCGCAGATCACCTTGGTGTTCTTCGCGCCGACGGCCTTGAGGGCGTCGGCAAGAGACCGCGCACGCGTGTATTCGAAGGCGGCGGGAA of the Gemmatimonadaceae bacterium genome contains:
- a CDS encoding carbon monoxide dehydrogenase subunit G — its product is MRLELAGEQAIAAPVHVVWERLMDHQYVASCSPDVETVSVADDTHFEVIARLGVGSVKLRFTLHVELSDLEPPASAQLSVRGEAPGSAARARCTATLVSLAPDSTRLDWAVAADLHGTVANVGARMLGGTVERISAAFWSKFAAHVKRGPRSRARGKTQ
- a CDS encoding FAD binding domain-containing protein, which gives rise to MIPAAFEYTRARSLADALKAVGAKNTKVICGGQSLIPLLRFRLAQPKRLVDIAHLDALRGIARGKGSGVRIGAATTYREVLESKLLSKNVPLLAEVASHIGDLQLRNVGTIGGGLAHADPAADMPAAMLALGATFVLRSARAVRTVAAHAFFRGPFETAMKPSELLIEIHVPVTTKGTGTAYESFEQAASGYSLVGAAAVVARAKGKVVAARLAFAGLADTPFLSNAADQIVGTDGGTEAVSRAARATATGVRANGDIHASAEYRLHLATVAARRALLRAIDRAS